TTCCAGCGTGATCTCGGCCTGCGGGTCGAGCTTCAGGCGCGCACGCACGCCTGACAACAGGCGGTCGAATGCTTCGGCAGACAGCAGGCTCGGCGTGCCGCCACCGATGAACACCGTTTTCAGTGACCGGCCCCAGACCAGCGGCAGTGACTGGTCCAGATCAGCGAGCAGGGCATCGATGTAGCCGGCCTCGTCCACCGGTCCGCGCACGCCGTGCGAATTGAAGTCGCAGTACGGGCATTTTTTCAGGCACCACGGCACATGCACGTAGAGCGACAACGGGGGCAGGACGGTCAGCTCCCCGGCTTTCTGCGGGGTGGCGATCAGACTGGGGCCCATGTCAGCGCAGGGCCTCAAGCTTGCTGACCAGCTGGCGCAGGGCCTGGCCGCGGTGGCTGTCACGGTTTTTGGTGGCCGGGTCCAGTTCGGCGACCGAGCACTGGTGGTCCGGCAGCCAGAACAGCGGGTCGTAGCCGAATCCGCCGTCACCGCGCGGGGCGGTCAGGATTTCGCCTGGCCACATGGCATCGGCCACGATCGGCTGCGGATCGTCCTCCGAGCGGACCAGCACCAGCACGCAGTAGTAATGTCCCCGGCGGCGGGTGTTGCCGGCCAGTCTTTCCAGCAGGTAGGCATTGTTGCGGGCATCCGATTTCGGCTCGCCGGCAAAGCGTGCCGACAGCACGCCTGGCGCACCGCCCAGGGTATCGACGCACAGGCCGGAATCATCGGCCAGTGCCGGCAGGCCGGTCAGGCGGCTGGCATGACGGGCCTTGGTCAGGGCATTTTCCAGAAAGGTGCCGTAGGGTTCTTCGGCCTCGGGAACATTCAGGGCGCGCTGCGGCAGGACTTCGTCAACGCCGAGCGGAGCCAGGAGCGCGCTGAATTCGCGCAGTTTGCCGGCGTTGTTGGAAGCCAGGACCAGACGGGAAAACATGGGGCAATCGCTTTGTCGGTAGTGAAGGTTGATTGCCGGCATTTTAACAGCGTGTTCCGGACGGCGACGCGGCAACTGCAACAGCCGGGGCTTTTCGGGTTGCAAATGCACGGCGGCAACAGGTGCCCCTCTATAATGGCGTCGTTATTGCCGGATGCGATGCCCAATGTCCTTGAAAAAACTGTTTAGTATGGCTCTGTGCAGTCTGGCCTGCGTGTTGCCGCTGGTGACCCAGGCCGCATCCGCCAATGCCGAGCGCCCGCGCATCGGTCTGGTACTGGGGGGCGGCGGCGCGCGAGGCTTTGCCCACCTGGGGGTGCTGGAGGAGCTGGAACGCCTGCGCATCCCGATCGACTGTCTGGCTGGTGCTTCGGCCGGTGCGCTGATCGGTGGTTTCTATGCTGCCGGGCGGCCGGTGGCCGAATTGCAGCAGCAGTTTGCTGATGCCGACTGGGATGCCATGCTGGCCGGGCGGGCTGCCCGCTCCAACGTGCCGTTTACCGTCAAGCGCGACGATTTCCTCAACTATTTCGATTTTGCCGTCGGCGTGCGCGATGGCAGTTTGCAACTGCCGCGAGGTGCGATCAATTCACAGGAAATCGACCTCTTCATCCGTGATCTGGCGCGCAACGTACACCGGGACAGCTTTGATGCCCTGCCGATCCCGTTTCAGGCCATGGCGACAGACCTGACCACCGGCGAGCCGGTGACCTTCCGTAGCGGAGACCTGGCCACGGCCTTGCGAGCCAGCATGGCGGTGCCGGGCCTGTTTGATCCGGTGCCCTACGGCGACAGCCTGCTGGTCGATGGTGGCCTGGCCCGCCAGCTGCCGATCCAGAACCTGAAAAACCAGTGTGCCGACATCCTGATCGTGGTGGATGTCGGTACGCCGTCGCTCAAGCCGGGCGCCATCCGCTCGGTGCTTGACGTGGTAGCGCAGGCCACCAACATCGGCGTGCAGCAGAACGTACGCCAGCAAATGCGCTATCTCGACAAGCGGGATATTTTCATCCGGCCGGATCTGGGTAACTACACCAGCGCCAGCTTCAGTGCCAGCCCGCAGCTGGCCGAGCTGGGGCGGAAGGCCATTCGCCAGCATGCCGAAGCCCTGTCGGCGTTGTCGCTGGACGAAGATGACTACCGGGCATGGCAACAGAGGCACCAGCAGGTCGAGGAACGCCAGCCGGAAGTCAGCCGGATTACGGTCGCCGAAACCCGCTACGTATCGCCCGAGGCGCTGCGTCAGCCACTGGAGCGGCTGGAAGGCCAGCCACTGGATACCGGAGAGCTGCACCGGACACTGCGCGAAGCCTATGCCAGCGGCGATTACGAGCGCTTGAATTACGGCTTGAGGGATGAGGCAGACGGCCGGGTGGCCATTGACGTACAGGCCGAGGATCGCTCCATCGCGCCCAACTATCTACGGTTCGGGATGACGTTTGCCTCGGAAACCAGCGGGGAATCCACCTTTAACCTGAATTTCGGCTACACCCGGCGCTGGCTGAATGCCGCCGGAGCCGAGTGGCGTAATGTAGTCCGCTTTGGGCAGAAGGATGCCTTCGGTACCGAGTGGTACCAGCCGCTGTCGGTCGGCAACCCGTGGTTTGGTTACGCCGCTGCCGGTTACAGCCAGCGCCCCTTTACCCTGTTCAACCGGGAGGGTGAACAGATTGCCCGTTTTGACATCAGCTCTCCGCGGCTGTCGGTCGGTGGCGGCCGGTCGCTGGGCAATTACGGTGAGGTCCGTGTTGGGCTGACGCACGGGCATGATGAAACCAGGCTGAGTCTTGGTGATCCGGGTGTATTCGGACGTGAAGGCCGGCGTAATCCGGTCGGCGGGATCGAGGCTTCACTGGTGGTCGACCAGTTCGACAGTCCCAGACTGCCGCGCAGCGGATATCTGGCGACGCTGCATGCTTACCAGGGCATCCGGGGGCTGGGGGATGACGATGAAACCCGGCGCTTGCTGATGAGTCTGGACAAGGCGTATCCCTTTGATGCCAATACCGTATTGCGTGTGACCTTCAAGGGCTCGGCACTGTTGCAGTCTGACAGCCTGCAAGTGGACGAGTTTTCGACCCTGGGCGGATTCCTGAACCTGTCGGGTTACAAGGCTGACCAGCTGGTTGGCGAAAAGGTTGCGCTGGTACGGCTGATGGGATACCGGCGGGTGGCCAGCCTGCCTTCGGCGCTGGGCAGCGGCCTGTATCTGGGCGGCTCGCTGGAGGCGGGGCGGGTCTGGGGTGTGCCGGACGGTTACGCGCAAAAAACCGGCTGGATTCCGGCAGGTTCGCTGTTTGCGGCAGCCGACAGTCTGCTGGGGCCGCTGTTTCTGGGTGTGGGCTATGCGGAGGGCGGCAAACTGACGGCTTATCTGACTTTGGGCATGGATTACTGAACCGGCTCACGTAAGATGGGCAGGCAACTGCGTCAGGTATTGAAAGGCTGGTCATGAATCCGTCAATTTGCCTCTTTTCCTATGTGTGCCCGATTCCGGTGTACGACGAGCCACGCGAGGATCGCCGGGTCAGCGGTCAGCCGCGCCGGACGACCTGGAACCATTACGACAGTGATGACGGCGTGGTGTCCGCTGGTGTGTGGGCCTGCGAAACCGGCCGCTGGCGCATTGCGTTTGCTGCGGACAAGGAGGAGTTCTTTGCCGTGCTGGAGGGCCGGGTACGGCTGTGGGACGCCGACGGTGTGGCTGTCGAAGTGCGGGCCGGGGACGCTGCCGTGATTCCGGCAGGTTTTCGTGGCGAGTTCGAAGTCTGCGAGCCGGTACGCAAGTTTTACGTGGTGGTATCGCGTAACGGCGGAAAGGCACGATGAAGACCGGCCGGCATGGCGGCATGCGCCGGCTGCTGGTGGCCGGGGTGGCGGTTGTCCTGCTTGCGGGCTGCGCCACTTCCCGGCTGACCAGCGCCAACTATGCCCGGATCAATGACGGCATGGACCGGGCTGATGTAGTGGCCATCCTGGGGGAGCCGGCTGAAATGGTCAGCGGCTCGCTGCTGGGGGAAGGCGGTGGTGGTGCCGTGTGGCGGCAGGGGGATACGGTGATCGTCATCCAGTTTGCCGGTGACCGGGTGGCCGGCAAGCAGATCGTCAAGGGGCGTGCCGTCGGCCTGCTGGACTGGCTGGAATGAGCTTTTCCTCCATGAACAAAGGCGACCCTGCGGGTCGCCTTTTTGCCGTCATGCCTCGCCGTGCCGGGCAGGCAGGGCCCGCTGGGCGCGTTCTTCGCGCGGCGTGATGCCGAAGTGGTTGCGGTAGGTGCTGGAAAAGTGCGGACCGCTGGAAAATCCGCACGACAGGCCGATCTGCACGATGGACTTGCTGGTCTGCTGCAACAGCTGTCGGGCGCGGTTAAGGCGCAGCTCCAGGTAATAGCGTGACGGCACCGTGTTGAGGTACTGCTTGAACAGGCGCTCGAGCTGCCGCCGCGATACCCCGACGTAGAACGCGATGTCGTCGGTCGACAACGGCTCTTCGATGTTGGCTTCCATCAGGCTGACAGCTTCGGTGAGCTTGGGCTGGCTGCCGCCGATGCGGGTGGCCAGCGGGATGCGCTGGCGCTCGCTGCCCGGACGGATGCGCTCAAGGCTGAAACGCTCGGAAATCTCGGCGGCAAACTCGTTGCCGTGCTGCTGGCCGATCAGCGTCAGCATGAAATCCAGCGTTGCAGCCCCGCCGGCGCAGCTGGCCCGCTGGCGGTCAATTTCGAAGAGGTTCGACGATACGATTACGTCATCAAATGCTTCGGAAAAGCGTGCCATTTCTTCCCAGTGGATGGTGGCGCGGTATCCCGACAACAGGCCGATCCGGGCCAGCAGGAAACTGGCGGTTTCCATGCCGGCAATCAGGCAGCCTTCCTGGGCAAACGGCATCAGTTGCTGGGCCAGCAGGTCGCAGTCGAAGTCGACGTTCAGGTCGTCGGCAAACACGAAAATGCCATCGAGCTTGGGAGCGAATTCGGGTGCCAGGTCGGCTGCCAGGTCAATGCCGTTGGCCGCACGCACCCGGCCACCGTCCAGCGACAGCGTCAGGGTGTCGTAGAGCTTGCGTTCGGCACGGTCGTTGGCCGCGGCAAGCACGTCCATTGCCAGTGCGTAGCTCGACAGCGAGAAACGCGGCAGCAGCAGGAAGCCATAACGCCTGAGCGTTGGCGGCGCAGAGTCGGCGTGGAGTCGTTTGCGGAGCGGAATGGGCACGATAAGCAGCCAATCAAGCGAACCTGCACAGCATTCGCCGGGTGAGAGTAAACGGGACGGCAACCTATAGAAGTTTAACCTGAAATACCGATTTATGCGGAATTGTTCACAATACTCTGTTATGGCGCAAATTCATCCTTAATGATTGAGCATCGGAAACAGCCGGTACAGCCCGTTGACAATGACTTCTACCGACACGGCCGCCAGCACCATGCCCATCACCCGGTTGACAATGTTGATGCCGGTCTGGCCAAGCATGCGGCTGATGGGTGTGGCGGCGCGCAAGGCTACGTAGCAGGTCACGGCGATCAGGCCGCAGGCCAGCAGCAGCATCACAAGTTCTATCCAGTCGTGCGAGGTGCTGGCATAGATGATGATGGTGGACATGGTGCCCGGACCGGTCATCAGCGGAATGGCCAGCGGCACGACGGCAATGTTGGTCTTGAACTCGGCTTCTTCCTGTTCCTGGCGCGTGGTCTTGGTCGGCGTCTGCTTGGCGTTCATCATGGCAATGGCGATCAGCATCATCAGGATGCCGCCGCCGACCTGGAACGACCCGACGCTGATGTTCAGGAATTTCAGGATGGTTTCGCCCAACAGGGCAAAGGTGACCGTGACGATGGCCACCGCTTTGGATGTGGTCAGCGCAATGCGCTGGCGCTCTTCTGCCGTCGAGTTGGGGGTCAGGCTGATGAAGATCGGAATGGCCCCGATCGGGTTGACCAGCACGAGAAGCGCAATGAATATCTTGAAGACTTCCATGGTTATCCGGAATTTCGCACAAACAAAAAAGCCCGCTGTCAGCGGGCCAGAAGGGATGCCAGTGTCCGCCGGTATATCTCTGACAGTTTTGGCACATCCTCCACTGCCACGCACTCGTTGACTTTGTGAATGGTGGCGTTGAGAGGGCCGAATTCAACGACTTCGCGGCACACATCCTTGATGAAGCGCCCGTCGGACGTGCCGCCGCTGGTATTGAGCTCCGGCATGATGCCGGTGACGTCTTTCACGGCTGTTTCAATGGCAGCAATCAGGTCACCGGTGGCGGTCAGGAACGGGTTGCCTGACAGGTTCCATTCAAGTTCGTAGTCCAGACCATGCCGGTCCAGCAAGGAATGAACTGCATTTTTCAGGCCGTCGGCAGTCTGTTCGGTCGAAAAGCGGAAATTGAACTGCACTTCGACCGTACCGGGGATGATGTTGGTGGCACCCGTGCCACCATGGATGTTGGATGCCTGCCAGCTGGTCGGCGGGAAATGGGCGTTGCCTTCGTCCCAGCGGATGGCCGCCAGCTCGGCCAGTGCCGGAGCCAGCAGGTGGACCGGGTTCCGGGCCAGATGCGGATAGGCGATATGGCCCTGCACGCCCTTGACAGTCAGCTTGCCGGACAGCGAGCCGCGACGGCCGTTCTTGATGGTGTCTCCGAACTGTCGGGCCGAAGTGGGTTCGCCCACGATGCACCAGTCGAAGGTTTCGCCACGGGCTGCCAGGGTTTCGACAACGGCACGTGTGCCGTGTACGGCCACGCCTTCTTCGTCGGAGGTCACCAGCAGGGCGATCGAACCTTTGTGGTCCGGATGTCCGGCAACAAAATCCTCGATGGCGGTCACGAATGCGGCCAGCGAGGCCTTCATGTCGGCTGCGCCCCGGCCGAACAGGTGGCCGTCCCGCTCGACGGGCTCGAACGGATCGGAATGCCAGGCGGTCAGCGGGCCGGTCGGTACCACGTCGGTATGGCCGGCAAAGCACAGTGTCGGGCTGTCGGAGCCGCGGCGGGCCCAGAAATTGTCCACTTCGCCAAAACGCATGCGCTCGACCGTGAAGCCGATGCGTTCCAGGCGCGCGATCATCAGCTCTTGGCAGCCGGCATCGTCCGGTGTGGTGGAGTTGCGGCGGATCAGCTCGCAGGCGAGTTCGAGAGTCGGGTTCATGCGCCGAAGCTTTCGGTGTAACGGGTTTCGTCAAAGCCGACCAGCAGGCTGCTGCCGGTTTCCACGACGGGACGCTTGATGAGCGAGGGATATTGCTGCATCAGGCCGATGGCACCGTCGCGGCTTGCTGCGCGAGCCTTGTCGGCATCGCTCAGGCCACGCCATGTGGTGCCTTTGCGGTTGACCAGCGTATCGACCGGTACCTGGTCAAGCCAGCTTTCCAGTCTGGCGGTGTCGATGCCGGTTTTTTTGAAGTCATGGAAGCGGTAGTCGATGCCGTGGTTTTCGAGCCAGAGGCGGGCTTTCTTGACGCTGCCGCAGTTGGGGATGCCGTAGAGGCTGAGCATGATCGGGTCGGTTCGGGTTGAGCTGCCGGGCGGCAGCGGAAAGTGGGCGACTATAGCATGCAGACTTGTCGTTGTTATGTCGCTACGGCGGCGTGACAGACAAGAAAACGGCCATGTGCAACACATGGCCGGGATGCCCGGAAATGCCGGAGGGCGCGGCTCAGGCGGTGGTTTCGTCCCTGAGGGCGCGGCGCAGGATCTTGCCGACGTTGGTCTTGGGCAGTTCGTTACGGAA
The DNA window shown above is from Laribacter hongkongensis DSM 14985 and carries:
- the rdgB gene encoding RdgB/HAM1 family non-canonical purine NTP pyrophosphatase; the protein is MFSRLVLASNNAGKLREFSALLAPLGVDEVLPQRALNVPEAEEPYGTFLENALTKARHASRLTGLPALADDSGLCVDTLGGAPGVLSARFAGEPKSDARNNAYLLERLAGNTRRRGHYYCVLVLVRSEDDPQPIVADAMWPGEILTAPRGDGGFGYDPLFWLPDHQCSVAELDPATKNRDSHRGQALRQLVSKLEALR
- a CDS encoding patatin-like phospholipase family protein, whose translation is MALCSLACVLPLVTQAASANAERPRIGLVLGGGGARGFAHLGVLEELERLRIPIDCLAGASAGALIGGFYAAGRPVAELQQQFADADWDAMLAGRAARSNVPFTVKRDDFLNYFDFAVGVRDGSLQLPRGAINSQEIDLFIRDLARNVHRDSFDALPIPFQAMATDLTTGEPVTFRSGDLATALRASMAVPGLFDPVPYGDSLLVDGGLARQLPIQNLKNQCADILIVVDVGTPSLKPGAIRSVLDVVAQATNIGVQQNVRQQMRYLDKRDIFIRPDLGNYTSASFSASPQLAELGRKAIRQHAEALSALSLDEDDYRAWQQRHQQVEERQPEVSRITVAETRYVSPEALRQPLERLEGQPLDTGELHRTLREAYASGDYERLNYGLRDEADGRVAIDVQAEDRSIAPNYLRFGMTFASETSGESTFNLNFGYTRRWLNAAGAEWRNVVRFGQKDAFGTEWYQPLSVGNPWFGYAAAGYSQRPFTLFNREGEQIARFDISSPRLSVGGGRSLGNYGEVRVGLTHGHDETRLSLGDPGVFGREGRRNPVGGIEASLVVDQFDSPRLPRSGYLATLHAYQGIRGLGDDDETRRLLMSLDKAYPFDANTVLRVTFKGSALLQSDSLQVDEFSTLGGFLNLSGYKADQLVGEKVALVRLMGYRRVASLPSALGSGLYLGGSLEAGRVWGVPDGYAQKTGWIPAGSLFAAADSLLGPLFLGVGYAEGGKLTAYLTLGMDY
- a CDS encoding cupin domain-containing protein, whose protein sequence is MNPSICLFSYVCPIPVYDEPREDRRVSGQPRRTTWNHYDSDDGVVSAGVWACETGRWRIAFAADKEEFFAVLEGRVRLWDADGVAVEVRAGDAAVIPAGFRGEFEVCEPVRKFYVVVSRNGGKAR
- a CDS encoding GlxA family transcriptional regulator produces the protein MPIPLRKRLHADSAPPTLRRYGFLLLPRFSLSSYALAMDVLAAANDRAERKLYDTLTLSLDGGRVRAANGIDLAADLAPEFAPKLDGIFVFADDLNVDFDCDLLAQQLMPFAQEGCLIAGMETASFLLARIGLLSGYRATIHWEEMARFSEAFDDVIVSSNLFEIDRQRASCAGGAATLDFMLTLIGQQHGNEFAAEISERFSLERIRPGSERQRIPLATRIGGSQPKLTEAVSLMEANIEEPLSTDDIAFYVGVSRRQLERLFKQYLNTVPSRYYLELRLNRARQLLQQTSKSIVQIGLSCGFSSGPHFSSTYRNHFGITPREERAQRALPARHGEA
- a CDS encoding MarC family protein is translated as MEVFKIFIALLVLVNPIGAIPIFISLTPNSTAEERQRIALTTSKAVAIVTVTFALLGETILKFLNISVGSFQVGGGILMMLIAIAMMNAKQTPTKTTRQEQEEAEFKTNIAVVPLAIPLMTGPGTMSTIIIYASTSHDWIELVMLLLACGLIAVTCYVALRAATPISRMLGQTGINIVNRVMGMVLAAVSVEVIVNGLYRLFPMLNH
- the dapE gene encoding succinyl-diaminopimelate desuccinylase; its protein translation is MNPTLELACELIRRNSTTPDDAGCQELMIARLERIGFTVERMRFGEVDNFWARRGSDSPTLCFAGHTDVVPTGPLTAWHSDPFEPVERDGHLFGRGAADMKASLAAFVTAIEDFVAGHPDHKGSIALLVTSDEEGVAVHGTRAVVETLAARGETFDWCIVGEPTSARQFGDTIKNGRRGSLSGKLTVKGVQGHIAYPHLARNPVHLLAPALAELAAIRWDEGNAHFPPTSWQASNIHGGTGATNIIPGTVEVQFNFRFSTEQTADGLKNAVHSLLDRHGLDYELEWNLSGNPFLTATGDLIAAIETAVKDVTGIMPELNTSGGTSDGRFIKDVCREVVEFGPLNATIHKVNECVAVEDVPKLSEIYRRTLASLLAR
- a CDS encoding arsenate reductase; this translates as MLSLYGIPNCGSVKKARLWLENHGIDYRFHDFKKTGIDTARLESWLDQVPVDTLVNRKGTTWRGLSDADKARAASRDGAIGLMQQYPSLIKRPVVETGSSLLVGFDETRYTESFGA